A window from Flavobacterium sp. 83 encodes these proteins:
- a CDS encoding response regulator encodes MAIALKILIIDDDKVDSITIIRSISHSGIIADVESAFSAKEGIEKIKSFHYDLIFLDYMMPDSDGISFLKSLRDIGIETPVIFVTSQGDEKIASQAILGGASDYIPKTLLTPDGVSQSIRNALKLHESLIQRKKTELALKINANRLLEAQKLAKIGSWEINLNDGEVFFSEEVFNIFEIDKNTSASVDLMKSCLMNADDIELFENNLSYVKENNSEVQFSHSLLGKKGTIKYINEFIKCLNDEHNEPFKILGTIQDISDQKRIEKELIKAKDIAEQSVRVKEQFLTNMSHEIRTPMNGIIGFTRILESTTLDYNQKQSVEAIQRASNNLLTIINDILDFSKIDADKMTFEDVNFSLTKTINAVIELLSPISNEKRIKLLCEIDPQINDFLIGDSTKLSQILINLVGNALKFTEKGYVELIVSQEKESESNCFLRFTVVDTGIGIPKDKIDSIFDSFNQASNETTRKFGGTGLGLTITRKLIELQGGIISVASEVARGSEFSFLLEYKKALKGIIEPIDTKKEPLSSNFLKDIKILLVEDNELNQLLAIKIFEKWEKEIDIADNGKIAIDKIELNNYDIILMDIQMPEMDGIELTKYIRTNMGSKSDIPIIALTAHATLGEEKRSLDNGMNDYLSKPFDFNVLLEKLHKNLMNNDNNKCFDLPELELPSEKLINFNYLNEFADGDTVFIQKMVSLFLHNAPEALETILISNDIDDIKILKAEIHKLKSSISLLGIKKASKCIEIIENEIEINPLGQKRKEEVENFYHICQLVFNELETIHGFSKIE; translated from the coding sequence ATGGCTATTGCTTTAAAAATATTAATAATTGATGATGACAAAGTCGATTCAATTACCATTATTCGTTCCATATCTCATTCTGGTATTATTGCAGATGTAGAAAGTGCTTTTTCCGCCAAAGAAGGTATTGAAAAGATAAAATCATTTCATTATGACTTAATTTTTCTGGACTATATGATGCCTGATAGTGACGGAATTTCTTTTTTAAAAAGTCTAAGAGATATAGGCATTGAAACTCCAGTTATTTTTGTGACTTCTCAAGGAGATGAAAAAATTGCGAGTCAGGCAATTTTAGGGGGTGCTTCAGATTATATTCCCAAAACATTATTAACTCCTGATGGTGTTTCCCAAAGCATCAGAAATGCGCTTAAATTGCATGAAAGTCTCATACAAAGAAAGAAAACAGAATTAGCTTTAAAAATAAATGCGAACAGACTTTTGGAGGCGCAAAAATTGGCAAAAATTGGAAGTTGGGAAATAAATCTAAATGATGGAGAAGTTTTTTTCTCGGAAGAAGTTTTTAACATTTTTGAAATAGATAAAAATACTTCTGCTTCTGTTGATCTTATGAAATCGTGCTTAATGAATGCAGATGATATTGAGCTTTTTGAAAACAACCTTAGCTATGTAAAAGAAAATAATTCGGAAGTTCAGTTCAGCCATAGTTTATTGGGTAAAAAAGGAACGATTAAATACATTAATGAGTTTATAAAATGTTTGAATGATGAACACAATGAGCCATTCAAAATTTTAGGAACCATACAAGATATTAGTGATCAAAAACGGATTGAGAAAGAATTGATAAAGGCTAAAGATATAGCAGAACAATCCGTTAGAGTTAAAGAACAATTTCTGACTAATATGAGTCATGAGATTCGTACACCAATGAATGGAATCATTGGATTTACAAGAATTCTGGAAAGTACAACTCTAGATTACAATCAAAAACAGAGTGTGGAAGCGATTCAAAGAGCCAGCAATAATTTATTGACAATTATAAATGACATTCTTGATTTTTCTAAAATTGATGCTGATAAAATGACATTTGAAGATGTTAATTTTTCCTTGACAAAAACAATTAACGCTGTAATTGAACTGCTTTCTCCAATTTCAAATGAGAAGCGAATAAAATTATTATGCGAAATTGACCCTCAAATCAATGATTTTTTAATTGGTGATTCAACCAAATTATCTCAAATATTAATTAATTTAGTTGGAAATGCTTTAAAATTTACTGAAAAAGGGTATGTTGAGTTAATAGTTTCACAGGAAAAAGAATCGGAATCAAATTGTTTTTTACGATTTACAGTTGTAGATACAGGTATTGGTATTCCAAAAGATAAGATAGATTCTATATTCGATAGTTTCAATCAGGCTTCAAATGAAACAACTAGAAAATTTGGAGGTACCGGTTTGGGGCTGACAATTACTCGTAAGCTTATTGAATTGCAAGGAGGGATAATAAGTGTGGCAAGTGAAGTTGCCAGAGGAAGTGAGTTTTCATTTTTATTGGAATATAAAAAGGCTCTGAAAGGAATTATTGAACCAATTGACACAAAAAAAGAACCGTTATCGTCTAATTTTCTGAAAGATATTAAAATACTCTTAGTAGAAGATAATGAGTTAAACCAACTTCTGGCCATTAAAATATTCGAAAAATGGGAAAAAGAAATTGATATTGCCGATAATGGAAAAATAGCCATTGATAAAATTGAACTAAATAATTATGATATTATTTTGATGGATATTCAAATGCCAGAAATGGATGGGATTGAACTTACTAAATATATAAGAACGAACATGGGATCTAAATCAGATATCCCAATAATAGCACTAACAGCTCATGCAACATTAGGAGAAGAAAAACGAAGTTTAGATAATGGAATGAATGATTATTTATCTAAACCTTTTGATTTTAATGTGTTGCTTGAAAAATTACATAAAAATTTAATGAATAACGACAATAATAAATGTTTTGATTTACCAGAATTAGAACTTCCTTCTGAAAAATTAATTAACTTTAATTACTTAAACGAATTTGCTGACGGTGATACCGTCTTTATTCAAAAAATGGTTTCCTTATTTCTGCATAATGCACCGGAAGCTTTAGAAACAATACTAATATCAAATGATATTGATGATATTAAAATTTTAAAAGCTGAAATTCATAAATTGAAATCTTCTATTAGTTTGTTAGGAATAAAAAAAGCATCAAAATGTATTGAAATTATTGAAAATGAAATTGAAATAAATCCTTTGGGACAAAAGCGCAAAGAAGAAGTTGAGAATTTTTATCACATTTGCCAACTTGTTTTTAATGAATTAGAAACAATACATGGTTTTTCCAAAATAGAGTAA